The following coding sequences lie in one Rutidosis leptorrhynchoides isolate AG116_Rl617_1_P2 chromosome 6, CSIRO_AGI_Rlap_v1, whole genome shotgun sequence genomic window:
- the LOC139853648 gene encoding diacylglycerol kinase 4-like, with protein sequence MDSISSGPVPEIKKVAIRSSVIESIKSWSSLSGIQIRKEDLRNKITIPQYLRLAIKDSIAFKNIDAGKRHHNFTTAGHDKPPVTAPESPVVVFINSKSGGRYGPQLKARLQDLMGEEQVIDLLTVKPNDFVQYGLGCLEKFASLGDSCAKETRERLRIVVAGGDGTVGWVLGCLGELHKEGRDPVPPTAVVPLGTGNDLSRSFGWGGSFPFNWKASIKKTLYKAIRAPTTRLDSWNLVITMPVGPELDVPYSLKQTEELVHDQNLKMEGLPEKVTCYQGVYYNYFSIGMLIKKMLIKIKKKILSHTLSRI encoded by the exons ATGGATTCAATCTCATCTGGGCCGGTACCGGAGATTAAGAAAGTAGCCATAAGATCATCGGTGATTGAATCAATCAAAAGTTGGTCATCGTTATCTGGTATTCAGATCCGTAAAGAAGATTTACGTAACAAGATTACAATACCCCAATACTTACGTCTTGCTATCAAAGATTCCATTGCATTTAAAAACATCGATGCCGGAAAACGTCATCACAATTTCACTACCGCCGGTCATGATAAACCGCCGGTCACTGCCCCTGAATCGCCGGTTGTTGTTTTTATTAATTCTAAAAGTGGTGGAAGATATGGGCCTCAACTCAAAGCTAGGTTGCAAGATTTAATGGGTGAAGAACAG GTGATTGACCTTTTGACTGTGAAGCCTAATGATTTTGTTCAATATGGGTTGGGTTGCCTTGAGAAGTTTGCTAGTCTTGGTGACAGTTGTGCCAAGGAAACTCGCGAAAGGTTGAGGATTGTG GTTGCAGGTGGTGATGGAACCGTTGGATGGGTCCTCGGGTGCCTAGGAGAGCTTCACAAAGAGGGCCGGGACCCGGTTCCACCAACTGCAGTTGTACCGCTTGGTACAGGAAATGACTTGTCCAGGAGCTTTGGTTGG GGTGGTTCGTTTCCTTTCAACTGGAAAGCATCTATAAAAAAGACTCTTTATAAAGCTATTCGTGCCCCAACTACCCGCCTCGACAG TTGGAATCTTGTAATAACAATGCCAGTGGGCCCAGAACTGGACGTTCCGTATTCCTTGAAACAAACTGAAGAACTTGTTCATGATCAG AATTTAAAAATGGAAGGGTTGCCTGAAAAAGTTACTTGCTATCAAGGAGTCTATTACAATTACTTCAGCATCGGTATGCTTATTAAAAAAATgcttataaaaataaagaaaaaaattctCTCTCATACGCTCTCTAGAATATGA